One genomic region from Terriglobus aquaticus encodes:
- a CDS encoding acyl carrier protein: MTDIEQECIRRIAEAKGLPLHAVHLGTALDAIGVDSLDRVSLSFDLEEQYGIQIPESKLQSIQTVADVATAVQEAMPRTAGAGAKGPGPDGDASVGSA; the protein is encoded by the coding sequence ATGACTGACATCGAACAGGAATGCATTCGCCGCATTGCAGAGGCCAAGGGTCTTCCTCTGCATGCTGTCCACCTTGGCACGGCCCTGGACGCGATCGGAGTCGATTCGCTGGATCGCGTGAGCCTGTCGTTTGACCTGGAGGAGCAGTACGGGATCCAGATCCCCGAAAGCAAACTGCAGAGCATCCAGACGGTGGCCGACGTGGCCACCGCGGTGCAGGAGGCGATGCCCCGAACGGCTGGGGCAGGCGCGAAGGGCCCGGGACCCGATGGTGACGCCTCGGTTGGCTCCGCTTGA
- a CDS encoding beta-ketoacyl-[acyl-carrier-protein] synthase family protein, whose protein sequence is MRRVVVTGAGCISAIGNDVATFAENLFAGRTGIADLTDFPAGDLRFSKVAAVRDFVASEWVSAAQRQVAERTAQFALAAARQAISASGLLASISGEDVAVILGCSTGGRTAEEPETAKLYTQGGRVHPLTVPRTMASSGTSLVCMEHGLTGPAYTVTTACASATHAIGQAFHMVRSGTVRAAVTGGHEAPLTYGFLKSWDSLHVVSSTVCRPFAKDRDGMTLGEGAAVFTLEAMDEAVDRGATILAEIVGFGMSSDASHITQPHAAGPAAAMTRALRDAGAAAQDVGYVNAHGTGTEANDRVEAQALLEVFGEAGRELPVSSTKSLHGHAMGASGALEFLATCLAVQRGTAPAAVPCAELDEALGLRGILRENQALDKPVALSNSFAFGGLNGVIAVRRFEAGS, encoded by the coding sequence TTGAGGCGCGTTGTTGTCACCGGAGCGGGATGCATCAGCGCCATCGGGAACGATGTCGCTACCTTTGCGGAAAACCTGTTTGCCGGCAGGACCGGCATTGCCGACCTCACGGATTTCCCCGCGGGCGATCTGCGCTTTTCCAAGGTGGCGGCGGTTCGTGACTTTGTTGCGTCGGAGTGGGTGAGCGCGGCGCAACGGCAGGTTGCGGAACGCACCGCTCAGTTCGCGCTGGCAGCGGCGCGACAGGCGATCTCCGCTTCCGGGTTGTTGGCGAGCATTTCGGGCGAGGACGTGGCGGTGATCCTTGGCTGCTCCACCGGCGGCCGCACGGCGGAGGAGCCGGAGACGGCGAAGCTGTACACGCAGGGCGGACGCGTGCATCCGCTGACCGTGCCACGCACCATGGCCAGCAGCGGCACCAGTCTGGTGTGCATGGAACACGGCCTGACCGGGCCGGCGTACACGGTCACGACAGCATGTGCGTCCGCGACGCACGCCATCGGGCAGGCCTTTCACATGGTGCGTTCGGGCACCGTGCGAGCGGCAGTGACAGGCGGCCATGAAGCTCCGCTGACCTACGGCTTTCTGAAGAGTTGGGACAGCCTGCACGTGGTCTCGTCGACGGTGTGCCGGCCCTTTGCGAAGGATCGGGACGGCATGACCCTGGGCGAGGGTGCCGCCGTGTTCACGCTGGAGGCGATGGACGAAGCGGTGGATCGCGGAGCCACGATCCTGGCGGAAATTGTTGGCTTCGGCATGTCGTCAGACGCGAGCCACATCACGCAGCCGCACGCAGCCGGCCCCGCCGCCGCGATGACCCGCGCGCTGCGCGATGCAGGTGCGGCGGCGCAAGACGTTGGCTATGTGAATGCGCATGGCACCGGGACCGAAGCAAACGACCGCGTGGAGGCGCAGGCGCTGCTCGAGGTATTTGGCGAGGCCGGGAGGGAGCTGCCGGTCAGCTCTACGAAGAGCCTGCACGGGCACGCGATGGGAGCGTCTGGCGCGCTGGAGTTTCTGGCCACGTGCCTGGCGGTGCAGCGGGGCACAGCGCCCGCAGCTGTGCCGTGCGCCGAGCTGGACGAGGCTCTCGGACTGCGGGGAATCCTTCGCGAGAATCAGGCGCTGGACAAGCCGGTTGCGCTATCCAACTCGTTTGCGTTCGGAGGCCTGAACGGCGTGATCGCGGTGCGCCGATTCGAAGCGGGTTCATAG